Sequence from the Kineosporia succinea genome:
CCTCGGCGATCATCCAGCCCCGGTCGTGCTGGCCGTTGTTCTGCGAGTCGCTCATCCCTGGGCGGCGTCCTTCCGGGAGGTCGAGGGAGGACCCTCGAGTTCGTTCGTGGTCGTGGTGTTCTCCGAATCAGGGTCTTCGGGCTGAGGGGTCACCGGGATCGGCTGGGAACCCTCGAAGAACCGCTCCATCCAGTCGCCGGCGGCATCCGGGGCGACGGCGGGAGCAGTGGGCACCACCGGCCGGGGTCGGCCGGCCGGGGTGCCTGAGTCAGTGGTGTCGTTGTCACGACGCCGGGCCGAACGCCGTTGCGGCAGACGGATCTCCGAGCCGTCGAGACCGGCCGGGGGCGTGAGGTCGGCGGGCGGCGCGACCCGGGTGTCGATGGTGCGGGCCACCGGTTCGGGCCGCGGTTCGGGCTTCTCGGGTTCCGTGCGGGGAACCGACGCCGGGGCCGGCAGGTCGACCGTCTCCACCAGAGCGTCGGGCACCAGCACCACGGCCCGCACCCCGCCGTAGGGCGAGAGCCCCAGGTCGACGGTGAGCCCGTGACGCCGGGCGAAGCGCCCGACCACGGCGAAGCCGGTCTGCGGGATCTCACCGACGTCACCCACGCCGAGCAGGCGGCGGCCGGAGACGATCTCGCGGGCCTCGGCCAGCCGGTACTCGTCGAGACCGAAACCGCTGTCGTCGATCTCGATCACGGCGCCGCGCTGCACGCCGCGCACCGACACGGCGACCGGGGTGGAGGGTGCCGAGTACTCGGTGGCGTTGGCCAGCAGCTCGGCCACCAGGTGGATCAGCGGCTCGACCACCGACGGCATCGCGGCCACGGTCTGGTCGCCGGTGACCTGCACCCGGCTGAAGGCGACGATCCGGCCGGAGGCCGCGCGCACCACGTCGACCAGGGCCAGCGCGGCGGGCCACTGCTGGCCGGGCCACTCGTCGCACAGCACCTTCACGCTCTGCGCGTGCCGGGCCTGCTGGGTGGCGGCGTGGTCGACGCGCATCGTGGTCTCGAGCAGGTCGGGATCACCCGGGTTGCGCTCGGCCAGGCCGCTCATCGCCTGCTGGATGCGGTGGGCCGAGGTCTGCACGCGACCGGCCAGCTCGACCAGGGCCAGGCGGCGCGACTCCTCGCGGTCGATCAGCGCGGTGGTGACCTGGGAGAGCAGCTCGTCGAGAGCGGCGGCCGACTCCGGGGGCAGGTCGGTGGGGTACTGGGCGCCGGGCACCGGGCTCCCGGCCAGGGCAGCGGGCAGCCGGACCTTCACCAGATGCTCGAGCTCGAGCTGGATCTGGTCGCGCGCCGACTCCAGTTCGGCGAGGCGGGGGTCGGGAGCCAGGGCCGGCCGGGGGGTGTGATGCTCAGCCGGCCGGGGCGCGTGCTGTTCAGCCGGCCGAGGCGCGTGCTGCTGCCAGACCGGGGCCGCCGGTGCGGCCGAGCGGTGACGCGCCCAGGCCGCAGCCCCGGCGACCAGCGCCCCGACCAGCCAGGGAGACGGGGAACGGCGGGGAGGCCGGGCTGAGCTCGTCAAGGGACACCCTTCACGTCGCAGGCGGGTCGGTGCATGCGTTTCACTGATCCGAGACGAATGCGGCCCTTTTAAATGACCCTTATGTTCCGTATCGGACTAATGCGCCGAAAACCTAGCACACGAGCCCTAGCGCATCCCAGGAAGCGTCGTGGGGTTTTTCATGAACTTCGTTCGCTTTTATCCCGGCGGCGACGGGAAGGACTTCCTGGTTAGGGTGGACGCATGGACGACGTGGAGGTGCGGCTGGACGTCTGGGTTTCGTCCGTGCGGCTGTTCAAGACCCGCTCGGCGGCCTCCAGCGCCTGCCGCGGCGGCCACGTGAGCGTCAACGGCAACAAGGCCAAGCCCTCCACGATGGTGCGCGTGGGCGACAAGGTCGAGTCCCTCACCCCCGGCGGCGAACGAATCACCATCGTGCGCAAGCTGATTCACAAGCGGGTGGGCGCGGCCGTGGCCGTCACCTGCTACGAGGACCTGACGCCCGCTCCCCCGCCGAAGGAGGAGATCGTGCACGTGGCGGTTCGCGACCGGGGCGCCGGGCGGCCGACCAAACGCGAACGCCGTCAACTCGACCGTTTCCGGGTCCAATAGTTCATTCGTCACTCGCCGCCGCTCGGGCGGAC
This genomic interval carries:
- a CDS encoding ATP-binding protein, translating into MTSSARPPRRSPSPWLVGALVAGAAAWARHRSAAPAAPVWQQHAPRPAEQHAPRPAEHHTPRPALAPDPRLAELESARDQIQLELEHLVKVRLPAALAGSPVPGAQYPTDLPPESAAALDELLSQVTTALIDREESRRLALVELAGRVQTSAHRIQQAMSGLAERNPGDPDLLETTMRVDHAATQQARHAQSVKVLCDEWPGQQWPAALALVDVVRAASGRIVAFSRVQVTGDQTVAAMPSVVEPLIHLVAELLANATEYSAPSTPVAVSVRGVQRGAVIEIDDSGFGLDEYRLAEAREIVSGRRLLGVGDVGEIPQTGFAVVGRFARRHGLTVDLGLSPYGGVRAVVLVPDALVETVDLPAPASVPRTEPEKPEPRPEPVARTIDTRVAPPADLTPPAGLDGSEIRLPQRRSARRRDNDTTDSGTPAGRPRPVVPTAPAVAPDAAGDWMERFFEGSQPIPVTPQPEDPDSENTTTTNELEGPPSTSRKDAAQG
- a CDS encoding RNA-binding S4 domain-containing protein produces the protein MDDVEVRLDVWVSSVRLFKTRSAASSACRGGHVSVNGNKAKPSTMVRVGDKVESLTPGGERITIVRKLIHKRVGAAVAVTCYEDLTPAPPPKEEIVHVAVRDRGAGRPTKRERRQLDRFRVQ